The following are from one region of the Muntiacus reevesi chromosome 3, mMunRee1.1, whole genome shotgun sequence genome:
- the C1QA gene encoding complement C1q subcomponent subunit A has translation MEAPRGWLVISVLAISLASSMTQDVCRAPDGKDGNAGIPGRPGRPGLKGERGEPGAPAIQTGIRGLKGDQGDPGPPGNPGRMGYPGPAGPMGPPGLPGLKGTKGNPGNIKDQPRPAFSAVRPNPLTRDSVVVFREVITNQENVYQNNTGRFHCSVPGYYYFTFQVVSKWDLCLSIRSSRRGQIQSLGFCDFNSKGFLQVVSGSTVLHLQQGDQVWIEKDASRGRIYHSPEADSIFSGFLIFPST, from the exons ATGGAAGCCCCCCGGGGCTGGCTGGTGATCAGCGTGCTGGCCATCTCCCTGGCCTCCTCCATGACCCAGGACGTGTGCCGAGCCCCGGACGGGAAGGACGGCAATGCAGGAATACCTGGCCGGCCCGGACGGCCAGGCCTCAAGGGGGAGCGAGGGGAGCCAG GGGCCCCTGCCATCCAGACGGGCATCCGTGGCCTTAAAGGAGACCAGGGCGACCCTGGACCCCCTGGAAATCCAGGCAGAATGGGCTACCCAGGACCCGCTGGTCCCATGGGGCCCCCTGGACTCCCGGGGTTGAAGGGCACCAAAGGGAACCCCGGAAACATCAAGGACCAGCCGCGGCCAGCCTTCTCGGCCGTGAGACCGAACCCTCTGACGAGAGACAGCGTGGTCGTCTTCAGAGAGGTCATCACCAACCAGGAGAATGTGTACCAGAATAACACGGGCAGGTTCCACTGCTCTGTCCCAGGCTACTACTATTTCACCTTCCAGGTGGTATCCAAGTGGGACCTCTGCCTGTCCATCAGGTCCTCTCGGAGGGGCCAGATCCAGTCCTTGGGCTTCTGTGACTTCAACAGTAAGGGATTCTTGCAGGTGGTGTCTGGAAGCACGGTGCTGCATCTCCAGCAGGGAGACCAGGTCTGGATTGAAAAAGATGCCAGTAGGGGCCGCATTTACCACAGCCCAGAGGCCGATAGCATCTTCAGTGGCTTCCTCATCTTCCCATCCACTTGA
- the C1QC gene encoding complement C1q subcomponent subunit C, producing the protein MGKGMWFWGEAGGGRPVRSGSSWLGPLGHGVRLPWRGEAGPRTSPRPDRTPPTRPAPPQADMGSGAWRLLALNLLLLLLARPLRGQTGTHCYGIPGMPGLPGTPGKDGYDGLPGPKGEPGIPATPGTRGPKGQKGDPGTPGYPGKNGPMGTPGIPGTPGTMGPPGEPGVEGRYKQKHQSVFSVTRQTVQFPAANSLVKFNEVITNPQGHYDRDTGKFTCQVPGLYYFVFHTSHTSNLCVLLFRSGFKVATFCDHMTSSKQVSSGGVLLRMQEGQQVWLAVNDYNGMVGTEGSDSVFSGFLLFPD; encoded by the exons aTGGGAAAGGGGATGTGGTTCTGGGGGGAGGCGGGTGGGGGCCGCCCAGTCCGCTCCGGGTCCTCCTGGCTGGGTCCACTTGGACACGGCGTACGCCTGCCTTGGAGAGGGGAAGCCGGTCCGAGGACCTCTCCGCGACCAGACCGGACACCTCCCACCCGTCCAG CTCCTCCCCAGGCGGACATGGGGTCCGGCGCCTGGCGCCTCCTGGCACTaaacctgctgctgctcctgctggcaCGGCCGCTCAGGGGCCAGACAGGCACACACTGCTATGGAATCCCTGGGATGCCGGGCCTGCCCGGGACCCCCGGGAAGGACGGGTATGACGGGCTGCCAGGGCCCAAGGGCGAACCAG GAATCCCAGCTACCCCTGGGACCCGAGGACCCAAGGGCCAGAAGGGAGACCCCGGCACACCTGGCTATCCTGGGAAAAACGGCCCCATGGGGACCCCGGGGATCCCGGGGACTCCCGGCACCATGGGCCCCCCCGGGGAGCCGGGTGTGGAGGGCAGGTACAAGCAGAAGCACCAGTCGGTGTTCTCGGTCACGCGGCAGACTGTCCAGTTCCCGGCGGCCAACAGCCTGGTCAAGTTCAACGAGGTCATCACCAACCCGCAGGGGCATTACGACAGGGACACCGGCAAGTTCACCTGCCAAGTCCCGGGCCTCTACTACTTTGTCTTCCACACGTCGCACACGTCCAACCTCTGCGTGCTGCTGTTCCGCAGCGGCTTCAAGGTGGCCACCTTCTGTGACCACATGACCAGCAGCAAGCAGGTCAGCTCGGGCGGCGTGCTGCTGCGGATGCAGGAGGGCCAGCAGGTGTGGCTGGCGGTCAACGACTATAACGGCATGGTGGGCACGGAAGGCTCTGACAGCGTCTTCTCCGGCTTCCTGCTCTTCCCCGACTAG
- the C1QB gene encoding complement C1q subcomponent subunit B, which translates to MKTPRGSVSVLLPLLLLNLLRVSRAQSSCIGPSIPGIPGIPGKPGPDGKPGTPGTKGEQGLPGLVRHLNENGEKGDPGFPGMPGKVGPKGPVGPKGIPGPPGARGPKGESGDYRATQKIAFSASRTINHHLKSGQPIRFDHVITNANENYQARTSKFTCKVPGLYFFTYHASSRGQLCVDIMRGREAPQKVVTFCDYVQNTFQVTTGSIVLKLEKEESVFLQATDKNALVGIDGANSIFSGFLLFPDAEA; encoded by the exons ATGAAGACCCCTCGGGGCAGCGTTTCGGTGCTTCTGCCGCTGCTGCTTCTGAATCTGCTCCGTGTCTCCCGGGCCCAGAGCAGCTGCATCGGGCCGTCCATCCCTGGCATCCCGGGCATTCCCGGGAAACCAGGCCCTGACGGCAAGCCTGGGACTCCAGGAACAAAGGGCGAGCAAG GGCTTCCAGGGCTGGTTAGACACCTCAACGAGAATGGCGAGAAGGGGGACCCAGGGTTTCCTGGGATGCCGGGAAAAGTCGGCCCCAAGGGCCCCGTTGGGCCCAAGGGTATCCCAGGGCCTCCCGGAGCCCGCGGCCCCAAGGGTGAATCAGGAGACTACAGGGCCACGCAGAAAATTGCCTTCTCGGCCTCACGCACCATCAACCACCACCTGAAATCGGGCCAGCCCATCCGCTTCGACCACGTGATCACCAATGCCAATGAAAACTACCAGGCTCGGACCAGCAAGTTCACGTGCAAGGTGCCCGGGCTCTACTTCTTCACCTACCACGCCAGCTCCCGAGGGCAGCTGTGCGTGGACATCATGCGGGGCCGGGAGGCGCCCCAGAAGGTGGTCACCTTCTGCGACTACGTCCAGAACACCTTCCAGGTCACCACGGGCAGCATCGTGCTcaagctggagaaggaagagagcGTCTTCCTGCAGGCCACCGACAAGAACGCCCTGGTGGGCATCGACGGCGCCAACAGCATCTTCTCCGGCTTCCTGCTCTTCCCTGACGCAGAGGCATGA